acttaaaaaaaaaaaaaaaaaaaaaacagatgccaATGTAAAAGGTTTTCTTAAATTGAGAATCCGATATACAAGGCCATCTGAAATCGAGAATCCTATATAAAAGACCTGAAATCAAGAATCCCATATAAAAGGTCTCCTGAAATTGTGAATCCTACATAAAAGGCCTCCTGAAATTGAGAATCCTATATAAAAGGCCTCCTGAAATTGAGAATCCTATTTAAAAGGCCTTCTGAAATCGGAAATCCTATATCCAAGGATTTTTTAAATCAGGAATCCTATATAAAAGGCCTTCTAAAATCAAGAATCCTATATAGAAGGCCTTCTGAAATCCAGAAACGTACATAGCTCTTATGAAAACCACAGACCTACACATACTTCTGAAGACCATAAACTTTCATAAGATGGTCTGTGGTTTCTGTATTTCAGAAGGCCTTCTATATAGGATTCTTGATTTTAGAAGGCCTTTTATATAGGATTCTCAATTTCAGAAGGCATGTTATATAGGATTCTTGATTTTAAGCCTTTTTATAGGATTCTCGATTTCAGAAGGCCTTTTATATAGGATTCCATATTTTAGAAGGCCTTTTATACAGGATTCTCAATTTCAGAAGGCTTTTTATATAGGATTCTCAATTTCAGACCTTTTATATAGGATTCTCAATTTCAGAAGGCCTTTTATATAGGATTCTCAATATCAGGCCTTTTATATAGGATTCTCGATTTGGGAAGGCCTTTAATGTGGGATTCTCGATTTCAGGCCTTTTATATAGGATTCTTGATTTCAGAAGGCCTTTTGTATAGGATTCTCCATTTCAGGCCTGTTATATAGGATTCCATATTTTAGAAGGCCTTTTATACAGGATTCTCAATTTCAGAAGGCCTTTTATATAGGATTCTCAATTTCAGGCCTTTTATATAGGATTCTCAATTTCAGAAGGCCTTTTATATAGGATTCTCGATTTGGGAAGGCCTTTAATATGGGATTCTCGATTTCAGGCCTTTTATATAGGATTCTTGAATTCAGAAGGCCTTTTATAGAGGATTCTCCATTTCAGGCCTTTTATAGAGGATTCTCCATTTCAGGCCTTTTATATAGGATTCTCGATTTCAGAAGGCCTTTTATATAGGATTCTCCATTTCAGGCCTTTTATATAGTATTCTCAATTTCAGAAGGCATTTTATATAGGATTCTTGATTTCAGAAGGCATTTTATACAGGATTCTTGATTTCAGGCCTTTTATATAGAATTCTCAATTTCAGAAGGCCTTTTATATAGGATTCTCAATTTCAGAAGGCCTTTTATATAGGATTCTCGATTTCAGAAGGCCTATTATATAGGATTTTTCGATTTCAGGGCTTTATATAGGATTCACAATTTCAGGCCTTTTATATAGAATTCTCAATTTCAGAAGGCCTTTTATATAGGATTTTCAATTTCAGGCCTTTTATATAGGATTCTCAATTTCAGAAGGCCTTTTATATAGGATACTCAATTTCAGAATGCCTTTTTAAACACCAAAGACTTAAAAGTTATTCTGAAGCCCAAAGAACTTTCTTCATAATAAGAATAAATGATGTGGTATGTGTAAATATAATCAGTCCTTGGTTTTCATATTGTTTTATTAGATTTACTAAGGACTTAATGTATATTGAAGAAATGCgaggaatattttcttttattacaaaaaggttttatTGAATTATCAAAATGTATTTTATACAAACTAATATACTTAGAAATAAAAACTATACAATACTTCAAGTTTACTATGAACAATGACGTCATTAGAACAGatctttatataacagtttaacAGTTGAGAATGCAGGTGATGTGTTGAAAAATATTGGTTATCACCACCTAAAGCGTCCAGGGTTAGTCCAGATCTTAAAAGTTTTCCCTTAAGAAGTTACTACATTAGCACCAAGAATCTTTCATTATCTGGAGAACTTTTCATTGGCCAATAAACTTACATGGAGTTGAGTACTTTACttatactttactttgatggctgcttttccggtcccatacagcaggggaaccccactctctacaggacctccacttgtcgttttaccttgttcgttcgcactatttatcttttcaagtcacatattgttcatttactgtacagcaggggaacccgactctctacaggacctccactgtcgttttaccttgttcgttcacagtatttatcttttcaagtcacatattgttcatttactgtacagcaggggaaccccactctctacaggacctccactgtcgttttaccttgttcgttcgcagtatttatcttttcaagtcacatattgttcatttactgtacagcaggggaaccccactctctacaggacctccactgtcgttttaccttgttcgttcacagtatttatcttttcaattcacatattgttcatttactgttaaatcatcactgtcaaaagactcatgaaatagaaAGTCTtcaagtttcctcttgaaagccttaatgtcttcaatcattcgaatgtttcgtgggagcttgttatatagtctcggggccgcatatttaaaggctctggaacctAAAGTAGACATAATGGTTAGTATGACAATAATAACTGTAAGGGAAGATATAAGGCCATTTTAAACTCACAATGTAGTGTTTGAGCAGTTTATGAAtggacctatagtcaatttcttttagcgatgcagatttgcaccgactcgcagcggtgcccttttagcttggaaaagtttcctgatcgctatttggttggacgagataattctaaccaatcagcgatcaggaaacttttccgagctaaaagggcaccgctgcgagtcggtgcaaatctgcctagatagaagaaatggactaaagtgctGTTCGCTGAGTACCAACAACATACACACTGAACTTTGGACCACAGGGCATTTTCACATCGACTGGACATAGGAGTCACAACCTGAGATATTGCACAATTACACTGTTAATTAGTAACTAGGTAGAGATCCAATGTAGATGGACTGTCTTGGAACTTTCATGCTATATGCCGGCAGATAAGTCAGAGGAGGTGCTGTCGCCCCGTTTATGGAAACTGGGAATGATGACGCCCTTGGGGCATCGTATTTAGCCGAATCCTGTTTACTGTCCTTCGTGGACAGTACAGGTGGACTCAAGGTGATGGTTTTATTACCTACACCACTGGAAGACGCTAAGCTTGCGCTAGTGTTCAACTGAGAATGGAAAGAGTTATTTTGTTTCTCTCTGGAACGATTCTGATTTGGCGAATCTGTCGCATCTCTTACTAATGCAAATGTCCTGTTCAAATCAGTTCGGCTGTTATTAGGTCTAAACGAAAGGCTGGAATTCAGGATGTCCAAAAAAGGAGCTCCATTCACGACATCCGAACGAGTCCTGTTCCTCTGGAACACACTAAATGGCAAGACATCTTTTTCAGGTGCCTTATTGGTTGTGCCCAGACGGACTTCCGGTCCACGTAGTAATTCTTGAGATATTTTCACCAGGTCATCCTCAGAACTGGCAGGCTGCTGTCCTTCTACCTCCCCCTCCTCCAGCACGTTTAGCGATATCCTGACAGACCCTCCCCCTTCGGAGTTCATTAGTATTGCAGGAAGGGTCCCTCGAAATATCTTTTGAAAATTGTCCTGCAGAATCGTCGCAAGGACGCTGTTGGGTATGTCATTAGGGGGCGGACCCTGTGGGACATCGGGTATCCCTGAGGACTCTACCAGAAAATCCTTCTCAGGGGCAGATAAGGAGACACTGAGAGGGCCCGAGTCAGAGTCATCCTCGCCCCTAGGGGGCTGAAGGGGTTTTGGAAGGGGTCCTATGACGAGGATAGGTGCGTCCTCCGGGGACAAGAAGGTCACTGGTCCAACTGGTGCCGCCGGTTCACCCGGGGGAGACTTCCTCCTTGGCTCACCAGTGGCCTTGAAGGAGACACTCCGTGGCAAAGGACCCACTAGGAGGGGCTGTGGGGGGGCGAAGGTCACCTTTCGGTAAATCACCATGTTGGCCctgaaacaaatagaaaatattacTAATCATCTCATGATGGATTGGTGAAggcacgtaattattattattattattattattattgctattaatattatcattattattattattattattattagcagtgcacacgtcccgtcaaaaatgagtgctaaatttttagatagatatgcacacaaaaaaTTTCTACCCTTCCAcgccctccctctttcctaactacaaccagctgtcTTGGCAATTTGTGAAAAGAGTTTGGTAGCCAATTGTACCTTTCGGGTTaacccccctcaccagggtatgaatacttcctctcccccctacccgagggccaGAGAGAGACAGAGCCGCCGTGTTTGGCTAAATGTGTTCTCATTActctttttattgaattttaaatgcATCATTAATTCTAATACTATAAGTTAGCAGTGACATGCCACATTAGTTTCACCAAATCGAAGAAAGATAAGTTCCTCGTCACTATATTTCAAAAAAAGACatcaagaggaaaaagaaatttggTTAATGGCGTTTTCATATTAATAAGAAAATCGTAATTTGGTACCTATAATATGTTGAAACCGAGAGGAAACTATTTGCAAATTGATCCTACCCAATTTAAGATGAAGAAACTTCAGTAGGAATTTAGGAATTACCATATTAAGAGCTaagaaactgtaattattattattattattattattgttattattattattattattacttatgtaaGATCAAAAGAAACACTTTGGATGGTCCCATTCACGTCCATATTCCAAATTTAAGATGAAACAATCAAGATTGTATTACAATCTCATGGCTATAGTTAAACTGGGTAGTAATTATCATGCCATCTTGAAACTATCAGTTAATTGGAAAGAAGAAACAGCCTAATCTCAGGCACAACATAAGTTTTCAATCTGAAATAATAGAGACTGTATATTTTGGCAATTTCAAGCAGTTTCAAGTTGGGTCGAGGAGTCGTCAAATTTATGTTGATacaaatttcaagatatttttttgagGTTACTTTCAAGTTCAGTGGCTTTATGAAGAAGACTATGGCTCTCAAAGTTGTCCGGAGCTCTCATTAAAGTGTGTGATATATGACTTTCGTAAATAGAGTACAATTTATAGTAGGGATATTGTAGAGATGGGGAGATGTTGATCGCCTGACTATCGGGGGCACTATTTCCACTGAAGGATCGCTAGATTCTATTTTAAGGCTCACTGGTGCTGGACCATGCAATTGAATATACATAAATTAACTGCcttgattaggttaggttagatcatTGATTCAAACAGAATTGGCTACTCTGATCGCCTGACTATCAGGGGCACTATTTCCACTGAAGGATCGCCGGATCCTATTTTTCTGAATCCTAAAATCTTTCAACAGATGTCCTTTACCTATAACCCGTGGCATCGGCCTGATACATCGTAATTCTGAGCGCCCCGTCGGGATCTATGTAGCCGAACCGACCCGAAACTCGTCCTTTGGCGTCTCGCGCTTCGAGTCTGAAGCTCTGGTGCTTGCCTTCGCCTGCAAGAAGAAGAAATtcggtttatcattattattactattattattatacgtacagttggacagaggaattttttgcacacctcgctctgaagaagtacacCTTATCGCACCGTTACTTCGCGACGAGTTACAAAAATATAGTGTAGGTAGATATTGCTGAAGTGGTGGGAAGGGCTA
The DNA window shown above is from Palaemon carinicauda isolate YSFRI2023 chromosome 29, ASM3689809v2, whole genome shotgun sequence and carries:
- the LOC137622258 gene encoding uncharacterized protein, whose product is MNSLVKLPSALRRRPFLRAWTLLTTTRTCLLLVFVATCTVARPHQDFPVAAEEYHYVFRADGTYSFSYDTGEGKHQSFRLEARDAKGRVSGRFGYIDPDGALRITMYQADATGYRANMVIYRKVTFAPPQPLLVGPLPRSVSFKATGEPRRKSPPGEPAAPVGPVTFLSPEDAPILVIGPLPKPLQPPRGEDDSDSGPLSVSLSAPEKDFLVESSGIPDVPQGPPPNDIPNSVLATILQDNFQKIFRGTLPAILMNSEGGGSVRISLNVLEEGEVEGQQPASSEDDLVKISQELLRGPEVRLGTTNKAPEKDVLPFSVFQRNRTRSDVVNGAPFLDILNSSLSFRPNNSRTDLNRTFALVRDATDSPNQNRSREKQNNSFHSQLNTSASLASSSGVGNKTITLSPPVLSTKDSKQDSAKYDAPRASSFPVSINGATAPPLTYLPAYSMKVPRQSIYIGSLPSY